In one Rhodococcus sp. B50 genomic region, the following are encoded:
- a CDS encoding SDR family NAD(P)-dependent oxidoreductase, which yields MSLNGKIAIVTGAAQGIGEATAKRLASEGATVVTADIQDSTRTVDTILELGGKAEAHHLDVRIKDNWTEVVREVVERHGRVDLLANVAGVVNMLSEDSVVGLTEEAWDHVVGTDLKGVWLGMQAVIPGMIERGGGRIVNIASMAALRGLPNLASYSAAKGGVVSLTKQAAFEYGEKNILINAICPGTIDTPILADITDEMRQANANAHIVRRLGEPAEIASMVAYLMREGSFLTGEIYPVDGGWAAKGNF from the coding sequence ATGTCGTTGAACGGAAAGATCGCAATCGTCACCGGTGCCGCGCAGGGCATCGGCGAGGCCACCGCCAAGCGGCTCGCCTCGGAAGGCGCCACCGTCGTCACCGCGGACATCCAGGACTCGACGCGCACGGTCGACACGATCCTGGAACTCGGCGGCAAGGCCGAAGCCCACCACCTCGATGTGCGGATCAAGGACAACTGGACGGAGGTCGTCCGGGAGGTCGTCGAGCGCCATGGCCGCGTCGACCTGCTGGCCAACGTCGCGGGCGTGGTCAACATGCTCAGCGAGGACAGCGTCGTCGGGCTCACCGAAGAGGCGTGGGACCACGTCGTCGGCACCGACCTCAAGGGCGTCTGGCTCGGCATGCAGGCCGTGATCCCCGGCATGATCGAGCGCGGCGGCGGACGGATCGTGAACATCGCGTCCATGGCGGCGCTGCGCGGCCTGCCCAATCTGGCGTCCTATTCCGCCGCGAAGGGCGGGGTGGTGTCTCTGACCAAGCAGGCGGCCTTCGAGTACGGCGAGAAGAACATCCTCATCAATGCGATCTGCCCCGGCACGATCGACACCCCGATCCTCGCCGACATCACCGACGAGATGCGGCAGGCCAACGCGAATGCCCATATCGTGCGACGTCTCGGCGAGCCCGCGGAGATCGCATCGATGGTCGCTTATCTCATGCGTGAGGGCAGTTTCCTCACCGGCGAGATCTACCCCGTCGACGGTGGATGGGCGGCCAAGGGCAACTTCTGA